A portion of the Bacillus thuringiensis genome contains these proteins:
- a CDS encoding thioester domain-containing protein: MNIKQSFKLVAMFLSVLFVLFPLQKAFAEVMDHTKYEMDWSYSKSKKKPIRTELIKTADGKIAFCLNVDLKSPSGQDLPEMGKVDINVYRVLLNGYPQKSPQELGVSDWREAHYATQLAVWNALKQINVNDLDFRNKNVEKVTKDIVAKANASEELQEITMSVTPTEEQEAVLKNDFFETGLYTVETNAKSGTYKVQATGAPAGVKFANEKGETKTEFNVGEKFRILIPKQTPAGGFSFKVSGNLTKLQGIAHKGTPTIQNAVVLLERSEEKTSPELAVSWKKAEAPNKPNKPYTPNEPHKPNQKR; this comes from the coding sequence ATGAATATAAAGCAATCGTTCAAACTTGTAGCTATGTTTTTAAGTGTCTTATTTGTATTATTCCCACTTCAAAAAGCATTCGCAGAAGTTATGGACCATACAAAGTATGAAATGGATTGGAGTTATAGTAAGTCAAAGAAGAAACCAATTCGAACAGAACTTATTAAAACGGCAGATGGAAAAATTGCATTTTGCTTAAATGTAGATTTAAAATCTCCGAGTGGTCAAGATTTACCAGAAATGGGTAAAGTGGATATTAATGTGTACCGTGTACTGTTGAATGGATATCCACAAAAGAGCCCACAAGAATTAGGAGTATCTGATTGGAGAGAGGCGCATTACGCAACGCAGCTGGCAGTGTGGAATGCGTTAAAACAAATTAATGTTAATGATTTAGATTTCCGCAATAAAAATGTAGAGAAAGTAACGAAAGACATCGTTGCAAAAGCAAACGCTAGTGAAGAGTTACAAGAAATTACGATGAGTGTAACTCCTACAGAAGAACAAGAAGCAGTATTAAAAAATGATTTCTTTGAAACAGGTTTATATACAGTAGAAACAAATGCAAAAAGCGGAACATATAAAGTGCAAGCAACAGGTGCACCAGCGGGCGTGAAATTTGCAAATGAAAAAGGCGAAACAAAAACAGAATTTAATGTAGGAGAAAAGTTCCGCATTTTAATTCCGAAACAAACACCAGCTGGTGGATTTAGCTTTAAAGTATCAGGAAATTTAACGAAACTACAAGGGATTGCGCATAAAGGTACACCGACTATTCAAAATGCAGTAGTATTACTTGAGCGTAGTGAAGAAAAAACAAGTCCAGAGTTAGCGGTAAGTTGGAAAAAGGCTGAGGCTCCAAATAAACCAAATAAGCCATATACTCCAAATGAACCGCATAAACCGAATCAAAAGAGATAA
- a CDS encoding aldo/keto reductase has protein sequence MKNLQSKTVLNNGVEMPWFGLGVFKVEEGPELVEAIKSAIKAGYRSIDTAAIYGNEKAVGEGIRAGIEATGISREELFITSKVWNADQGYEETIAAYEESLKKLELDYLDLYLVHWPVEGKYKNTWRALETLYKEDRVRAIGVSNFQIHHLQDVMKDAEIKPMINQVEYHPRLTQKELQAFCKEQGIQMEAWSPLMQGQLLDNETLQAIAEKHGKTTAQVILRWDLQNGVITIPKSTKEHRIIANADVFNFELTKEDMEKIDALNQNHRVGPDPDNFDF, from the coding sequence ATGAAAAACTTACAAAGTAAAACAGTATTAAATAATGGTGTAGAAATGCCTTGGTTCGGTTTAGGTGTATTTAAAGTAGAAGAAGGACCAGAACTTGTAGAAGCGATTAAATCAGCAATTAAAGCAGGATACCGTAGCATCGATACAGCTGCAATTTACGGAAATGAAAAAGCTGTAGGTGAAGGAATCCGTGCAGGTATTGAAGCGACTGGTATTTCAAGAGAAGAATTATTTATTACTTCAAAAGTATGGAACGCAGATCAAGGGTACGAAGAAACAATTGCTGCATACGAAGAGAGCTTAAAGAAATTAGAATTAGATTATTTAGACCTATATCTTGTTCACTGGCCTGTAGAAGGAAAATATAAAAATACGTGGAGAGCGTTAGAAACACTTTATAAAGAAGATCGCGTACGTGCAATTGGCGTAAGTAACTTCCAAATTCATCACTTACAAGATGTAATGAAAGATGCAGAAATTAAGCCAATGATTAACCAAGTAGAATACCACCCTCGTTTAACACAAAAAGAATTACAAGCTTTCTGTAAAGAACAAGGTATTCAAATGGAAGCATGGTCACCACTTATGCAAGGTCAATTATTAGATAATGAAACATTACAAGCAATTGCTGAGAAACACGGTAAAACAACAGCACAAGTAATTTTACGTTGGGATCTTCAAAACGGAGTAATTACAATTCCAAAATCAACGAAAGAACACCGCATTATTGCAAATGCTGATGTATTTAACTTTGAATTAACAAAAGAAGACATGGAAAAAATCGATGCGTTAAACCAAAATCACCGCGTTGGTCCAGATCCTGATAACTTCGATTTCTAA
- a CDS encoding MFS transporter — protein MFALLALAISAFGIGTTEFISVGLLPSISKDLNVSVTTAGLTVSLYALGAAVGAPVLTALTASMSRKTLLMWIMVIFIIGNGIAAVATSFTVLIIARIVSAFAHGVFMSIGSTIAAAIVPENKRASAIAIMFTGLTVATITGVPIGTFIGQEFGWRASFMAIVVIGIIAFIANSILVPSNLKNGVPVSFRDQFKLIKNGRLLLVFIITALGYGGTFVTFTYLSPLLQEVTGFEASTVTIILLVYGIAIAIGNMVGGKLSNHNPIRALFYMFFIQAIILFVLTFTAPFKVAGLITIIFMGLFAFMNVPGLQVYVVILAERFVPSAVDVASAINIAAFNGGIALGSYIGGLVTNSLGLIHTAWVGGLMVVGAVILTAWSMTLEKRDQVK, from the coding sequence ATGTTTGCTTTATTAGCACTAGCAATTAGTGCGTTTGGGATTGGTACGACCGAGTTTATTAGTGTCGGTTTACTACCATCTATTTCGAAAGATTTAAATGTTTCGGTTACAACAGCCGGTTTAACGGTTTCCTTATATGCGTTAGGAGCAGCGGTAGGAGCACCTGTTTTAACAGCGTTAACGGCTAGTATGTCGCGAAAGACATTATTAATGTGGATTATGGTTATTTTCATTATTGGTAATGGCATTGCGGCGGTAGCAACAAGCTTCACTGTATTAATTATCGCAAGAATTGTATCTGCGTTTGCACATGGTGTGTTTATGTCAATTGGATCTACAATTGCGGCTGCAATCGTACCGGAGAATAAACGTGCTAGCGCAATTGCGATTATGTTTACTGGATTAACAGTTGCGACTATTACTGGTGTGCCAATTGGAACATTTATCGGTCAAGAGTTTGGCTGGAGAGCGTCATTTATGGCGATTGTCGTAATTGGAATTATTGCTTTCATCGCAAACAGTATACTTGTCCCATCTAATTTAAAAAATGGTGTACCTGTATCGTTTCGTGATCAATTTAAATTAATTAAAAATGGAAGACTATTACTTGTTTTCATTATTACTGCACTTGGATACGGTGGTACATTCGTAACATTTACGTATTTATCACCACTATTACAAGAAGTAACAGGATTTGAAGCAAGTACCGTTACTATCATTTTATTAGTGTATGGAATCGCAATTGCGATAGGGAATATGGTTGGCGGGAAATTATCGAATCATAATCCGATTCGAGCGCTATTTTACATGTTCTTTATTCAAGCGATCATATTATTTGTTTTAACATTTACAGCGCCATTTAAAGTAGCTGGATTAATCACAATTATTTTCATGGGACTATTCGCATTTATGAATGTTCCGGGGCTACAAGTATATGTAGTTATATTGGCAGAGCGCTTTGTTCCAAGTGCGGTTGATGTTGCTTCAGCAATTAATATTGCCGCATTTAACGGAGGGATCGCTTTAGGTTCTTATATAGGTGGCCTTGTAACGAATTCGTTAGGATTAATCCATACTGCTTGGGTAGGTGGTCTTATGGTAGTAGGTGCTGTGATTTTAACAGCATGGAGCATGACATTAGAAAAAAGAGATCAAGTAAAATAA
- a CDS encoding winged helix-turn-helix transcriptional regulator gives MKKYNIPVEATLEVIGGKWKVVILCHLTKGTKRTSELKRSMPGITQKMLTQQLRELEDDGVIQRKVYNQVPPKVEYSLTDYGWSLESILDSLCSWGECHLEKEGNTSMLIAEGE, from the coding sequence ATGAAGAAATACAATATTCCTGTAGAGGCGACTTTAGAAGTTATCGGCGGCAAATGGAAAGTTGTTATTCTTTGTCACTTAACGAAAGGTACAAAGAGAACGAGTGAATTAAAACGCTCCATGCCTGGTATTACACAAAAAATGTTAACGCAGCAATTACGTGAATTAGAAGACGACGGGGTCATTCAAAGAAAAGTATACAACCAAGTCCCACCGAAAGTAGAATATTCTCTTACCGACTACGGTTGGTCTTTAGAATCCATTCTTGACTCTCTTTGTTCTTGGGGCGAATGCCATCTTGAAAAAGAAGGTAACACATCGATGCTAATTGCGGAAGGTGAATAA
- a CDS encoding DUF1641 domain-containing protein — protein MPETMTQTKPEQETVQISASQGQLDVLDQLLKPEVQESLTTLVEQLPKLTELVNILTKSYDFAQTVATDEVLKSDTVGAITELVEPVKDTVKSMAATAIEAKDRADESTEVIGLFGLLKLLKDPQAQKMFRFVNAYLQISAERNNK, from the coding sequence ATGCCAGAAACTATGACTCAAACAAAGCCAGAACAAGAAACTGTACAAATTTCTGCTAGCCAAGGACAACTTGATGTACTTGATCAGTTGTTAAAACCTGAGGTACAAGAATCATTAACAACACTAGTAGAACAGCTTCCAAAATTAACTGAGCTTGTTAACATTTTAACTAAGTCTTATGACTTCGCTCAAACTGTTGCTACTGATGAAGTATTAAAAAGCGACACTGTTGGTGCAATTACAGAGCTTGTAGAACCTGTAAAAGATACAGTGAAAAGCATGGCTGCAACTGCAATCGAAGCGAAAGATCGTGCTGACGAAAGTACTGAAGTTATCGGCCTATTCGGTCTATTAAAATTACTAAAAGATCCACAAGCACAAAAAATGTTCCGCTTTGTGAACGCATATCTTCAAATTAGTGCAGAACGTAACAATAAATAA
- a CDS encoding NAD(P)/FAD-dependent oxidoreductase, giving the protein MSKQIVILGAGYGGLLAALNVRKYYSKSEAQVTVINQYPTHQIITELHRLAAGNVAEQAIAMPLTKLFKGKDIDLKIATVESFSVDSKEIKLAGGTTLSYDALVVALGSKTAYFGIPGLEENSMVLKSAADANKIYKHVEDRIREYAKTKNEADATIVIGGGGLTGVELVGELADIMPKLAKSHGVNPKEVKLLLVEAGPKILPVLPDHLIERATTSLEARGVTFLTGLPVTNVAGNEIDLKDGQKLVANTFVWTGGVQGNPLIGESGLEVNRGRATVDAYLQSTSHKDVFVAGDSAVVFSPDGRPYPPTAQIAWQMGELIGYNLYAALEGKAFEEFAPVNSGTLASLGRKDAVATIGASNTPLKGLPASLMKEASNVRYLSHIKGLFSLAY; this is encoded by the coding sequence ATGTCAAAACAAATTGTCATCTTAGGCGCTGGTTATGGCGGTCTTCTTGCCGCTTTAAACGTACGTAAATATTACAGCAAATCAGAAGCACAAGTTACAGTGATTAACCAATACCCAACACACCAAATCATCACTGAACTACACCGCCTTGCAGCTGGTAACGTTGCTGAGCAAGCAATTGCAATGCCACTTACAAAGCTTTTCAAAGGTAAAGATATCGATCTTAAAATCGCAACAGTTGAGTCATTCTCTGTTGATAGCAAAGAAATCAAACTAGCTGGTGGCACTACTTTATCTTACGATGCACTTGTAGTTGCTTTAGGAAGTAAAACTGCTTACTTCGGTATTCCAGGACTAGAAGAAAACAGCATGGTATTAAAATCTGCTGCTGATGCAAACAAAATCTACAAACACGTTGAAGACCGTATTCGTGAATACGCGAAAACGAAAAACGAAGCTGATGCTACAATCGTAATCGGTGGTGGCGGATTAACTGGCGTTGAGCTAGTTGGTGAGCTTGCTGACATTATGCCTAAACTTGCAAAAAGCCACGGCGTAAATCCAAAAGAAGTTAAACTTCTTCTTGTTGAAGCAGGTCCAAAAATCCTTCCAGTATTACCAGATCACTTAATCGAACGTGCAACTACTAGCCTAGAAGCACGCGGTGTTACATTCTTAACAGGTCTTCCTGTAACAAACGTTGCTGGCAATGAAATCGACTTAAAAGACGGTCAAAAACTTGTTGCTAACACATTCGTTTGGACAGGTGGCGTTCAAGGTAACCCATTAATCGGTGAATCAGGTCTTGAAGTTAACCGTGGACGTGCAACAGTTGATGCATACCTACAATCTACTTCTCACAAAGACGTATTCGTTGCTGGAGACAGCGCTGTTGTCTTCTCTCCAGACGGTCGTCCATACCCACCAACTGCACAAATCGCTTGGCAAATGGGTGAGTTAATTGGATACAACTTATACGCAGCACTAGAAGGCAAAGCATTCGAAGAGTTCGCACCTGTAAACTCTGGAACACTTGCTAGTCTAGGACGTAAAGATGCTGTTGCTACAATTGGAGCAAGCAATACTCCACTTAAAGGCTTACCAGCATCATTAATGAAAGAAGCAAGTAACGTTCGTTACTTATCACACATTAAAGGTCTATTCAGCTTAGCTTACTAA
- the tyrS gene encoding tyrosine--tRNA ligase, with protein sequence MNIIDELEWRGAVNQQTDEEGLRKLVEEKKISLYCGVDPTGDSMHIGHLIPFMMMKRFQLAGHHPVILIGGATGTIGDPSGRQSERQLQTLEVVQHNVDALTAQMKKLFDFGGNSEVKMVNNYDWTHEINVIEFLRDYGKNFSINSMLAKDIVASRLDTGISFTEFTYQILQAMDFHHLYTKEDVQLQIGGSDQWGNITSGLDLIRKLEGHEAKVFGLTIPLLLKSDGTKFGKSAGGAVWLDPEKTTPFEFYQFWVNTDDRDVIKYLKYFTFLTKERIDELAVKVEAEPHKREAQKVLAEEMTKFVHGEEAFLQAGKITAALFSGDIKSLTADEIEQGFKEMPTFQSSKETKNIVEWLVDLGIEPSRRQAREDINNGAISMNGEKVTDVGTDVTVENSFDGRFIIIRKGKKNYSLVKLGE encoded by the coding sequence ATGAATATTATTGATGAATTAGAATGGCGCGGCGCCGTTAATCAGCAGACTGACGAAGAAGGCTTACGTAAGCTAGTAGAAGAGAAAAAGATTTCACTATACTGCGGAGTTGATCCAACTGGTGATAGTATGCATATCGGACATTTGATTCCGTTTATGATGATGAAGAGATTCCAATTAGCTGGCCATCATCCTGTTATTTTAATTGGCGGGGCAACAGGAACAATTGGTGATCCGAGTGGACGACAATCGGAGCGTCAACTTCAAACGTTAGAAGTGGTTCAGCATAATGTAGATGCGTTAACAGCACAAATGAAAAAGCTATTTGATTTTGGCGGAAATAGCGAAGTGAAGATGGTAAATAACTATGATTGGACACATGAAATAAATGTTATTGAGTTTTTACGTGATTACGGGAAAAATTTTAGCATCAATAGCATGTTAGCGAAGGATATTGTAGCAAGTCGTTTAGATACAGGTATTTCTTTCACAGAATTCACGTACCAAATTTTGCAAGCGATGGATTTCCATCATTTATACACGAAAGAAGATGTTCAACTTCAAATTGGTGGTAGTGACCAATGGGGAAATATTACGAGTGGTTTAGATTTAATTCGTAAGTTAGAAGGTCATGAGGCGAAAGTATTTGGATTAACGATTCCGCTATTATTAAAATCGGACGGTACGAAGTTTGGTAAATCAGCAGGTGGTGCGGTTTGGCTTGATCCTGAAAAAACGACACCGTTTGAATTTTACCAGTTCTGGGTAAATACAGATGACCGTGATGTAATTAAATACTTGAAATACTTTACGTTCTTAACGAAAGAGCGTATTGATGAATTAGCAGTGAAGGTAGAAGCGGAGCCTCATAAACGTGAAGCGCAAAAAGTGTTAGCGGAAGAAATGACGAAATTCGTTCATGGAGAAGAGGCGTTCCTGCAAGCTGGGAAAATTACAGCAGCGTTATTTAGCGGAGATATTAAATCGTTAACAGCTGATGAAATTGAACAAGGCTTTAAAGAAATGCCAACATTCCAGTCTTCAAAAGAGACGAAAAACATCGTAGAGTGGCTAGTCGATTTAGGGATTGAACCATCTAGACGACAAGCACGCGAGGACATTAATAATGGTGCGATTTCTATGAATGGTGAGAAAGTAACAGATGTGGGTACGGATGTTACTGTAGAAAATTCGTTTGATGGAAGATTTATTATTATTCGTAAAGGGAAGAAGAACTACAGCCTTGTGAAATTAGGAGAATAG
- the murB gene encoding UDP-N-acetylmuramate dehydrogenase translates to MNMQEVYKYLSTVLPEGHVKQDEMLKNHTHIKVGGKADVFVAPTNYDEIQEVIKYANEYNIPVTFLGNGSNVIIKDGGIRGITVSLIHITGVTVTGTTIVAQCGAAIIDVSRIALDHNLTGLEFACGIPGSVGGALYMNAGAYGGEVSFVLTEAVVMTGDGELRTLTKEAFEFGYRKSVFANNHYIILEARFELEEGVREEIKEKMDDLTFKRESKQPLEYPSCGSVFKRPPNNFAGKLIQDSGLQGKRIGGVEVSLKHAGFMVNVDNGTAQDYIDLIHFVQKTVEEKFGVKLEREVRIIGEDKE, encoded by the coding sequence ATGAATATGCAAGAGGTTTATAAATATTTAAGTACGGTATTGCCTGAAGGACATGTTAAACAAGATGAAATGTTAAAGAATCATACGCATATTAAAGTTGGCGGAAAAGCAGATGTTTTTGTTGCGCCTACAAATTATGATGAAATTCAAGAAGTTATCAAATATGCGAACGAATATAATATTCCAGTTACGTTTTTAGGAAATGGATCGAATGTCATTATTAAAGATGGTGGAATTCGCGGGATTACAGTAAGTTTAATTCATATTACAGGTGTTACTGTAACAGGAACGACGATTGTAGCACAGTGTGGTGCAGCAATTATTGACGTATCACGTATTGCTTTAGACCATAACTTAACGGGTCTTGAGTTTGCTTGTGGTATTCCAGGTTCAGTTGGCGGAGCGTTATATATGAATGCTGGTGCTTACGGTGGTGAAGTATCGTTTGTGTTAACAGAAGCTGTTGTAATGACAGGTGATGGAGAGCTACGTACTTTGACGAAAGAAGCATTTGAATTTGGATATCGTAAGAGTGTATTTGCTAACAACCATTACATTATTCTTGAAGCGAGATTTGAACTTGAAGAAGGTGTACGTGAAGAAATTAAAGAGAAAATGGATGATTTAACGTTTAAGCGTGAGTCAAAACAGCCTCTAGAATATCCTTCATGTGGTAGCGTATTTAAGCGTCCACCAAATAACTTTGCTGGTAAGTTGATTCAAGACTCAGGACTACAAGGTAAGCGAATTGGTGGAGTGGAAGTTTCTTTAAAACACGCTGGATTTATGGTGAATGTTGATAACGGAACAGCACAAGATTACATCGATTTAATTCACTTCGTACAAAAGACAGTTGAAGAGAAATTTGGCGTGAAGTTAGAGCGAGAAGTAAGGATTATTGGAGAAGATAAGGAATAA
- a CDS encoding SET domain-containing protein — protein MIEVKTSELSDGEFNRGVFATRDIKKGELIHSAPVISYPNEQHEHIEKTLLADYAFEYGVNHTAFLLGYGMLFNHAYNPNATYEIVFENHTFNFFAYKDIKAGEEILINYNGEVDDDELLWFDKEKEENEK, from the coding sequence ATGATCGAAGTTAAGACTTCTGAACTTAGTGATGGAGAATTTAATAGAGGTGTATTTGCAACTCGTGATATTAAAAAGGGTGAGTTGATTCACTCAGCGCCGGTTATCTCTTATCCAAATGAACAGCATGAACACATTGAAAAAACGTTACTTGCTGACTACGCATTTGAGTATGGGGTAAATCATACGGCATTCCTGTTAGGATACGGCATGTTATTTAATCATGCATATAATCCGAATGCAACGTATGAAATTGTCTTCGAGAATCATACTTTTAACTTCTTCGCGTATAAGGATATAAAAGCGGGAGAAGAAATTTTAATCAATTATAATGGTGAAGTGGATGACGATGAACTATTATGGTTTGATAAGGAAAAAGAAGAGAACGAAAAATAA
- a CDS encoding DUF4077 domain-containing protein, producing the protein MEWLKRTCFSNLEKESQKNHLLLFITIFSFFLGIIAIGYYGYIFTERAIAFWICGISVVVFGTLFTFIKSMESAYKYIMTFMLLTMSYIMVQAFNESPAVFQMVYFTLAVSLIYLSERLILILGGVAVVITFILCSYWPEQFFAYTASSEAANFASLLAIVTIAMWGVTKIGSNLLLRLSDEKQEVMRKAQELEETQRLIGETVLKLDSNFNHLRQNMNTSMESMSEINFAFEEVAVGTQSQSEMMYRSVEVLNDMEGNIEQIISQVRTASARVDESLEISKGSVNTLRNFEANMRSLNDVVSQSGIIFRDLMMQSKQINEIVDVITNISSQTSLLALNANIEAARAGEHGKGFAIVASEVLKLAEESNRSAGRIQGILKEFSNQASKVEVQVEKSERVQEECNEMLASVLTNVTDLGKFIDAINEVMREVVVHQESFQVKTTNIVKDVTHASNVIQQTSTATEEVLASVEEEKHRNDTSVKTLQTVSEQVKLLEDILEK; encoded by the coding sequence ATGGAGTGGTTAAAGAGGACTTGTTTTTCTAACCTTGAGAAAGAATCACAGAAAAATCATTTATTACTGTTTATAACGATTTTTAGTTTCTTCCTTGGGATAATCGCGATTGGGTATTATGGATATATTTTTACAGAGAGAGCAATAGCGTTTTGGATTTGTGGTATTTCTGTCGTTGTATTTGGAACGCTTTTTACTTTTATAAAAAGTATGGAATCAGCGTATAAATATATCATGACATTTATGTTGCTTACAATGTCTTACATTATGGTACAAGCTTTTAATGAAAGCCCGGCTGTATTTCAAATGGTCTATTTTACATTAGCTGTTTCACTTATTTACTTAAGTGAGCGCCTCATTTTAATTCTTGGCGGGGTAGCTGTTGTGATCACATTTATCCTTTGTAGCTATTGGCCGGAGCAATTTTTTGCTTATACAGCCTCGTCTGAAGCTGCTAATTTCGCAAGTTTGTTAGCGATTGTAACAATCGCTATGTGGGGTGTCACGAAAATCGGTTCTAATCTGCTCCTTCGTTTAAGTGATGAGAAGCAAGAAGTAATGAGAAAAGCTCAGGAGCTAGAAGAGACGCAAAGGCTTATTGGTGAAACAGTTTTGAAACTAGATAGTAATTTCAATCATTTAAGACAAAATATGAACACGTCGATGGAATCGATGAGTGAAATTAATTTTGCCTTTGAAGAGGTAGCAGTTGGTACGCAATCACAATCAGAGATGATGTATCGTTCGGTAGAAGTATTGAATGATATGGAGGGAAATATTGAACAAATCATCTCTCAAGTAAGAACTGCATCGGCTCGTGTGGATGAAAGTTTAGAAATTTCAAAGGGCAGCGTAAATACTTTAAGAAATTTTGAAGCTAACATGAGAAGTTTAAATGATGTTGTTTCACAGTCTGGAATTATATTTAGAGATTTAATGATGCAATCGAAACAAATTAATGAAATTGTAGATGTAATAACGAATATTTCAAGTCAGACGAGTTTGCTAGCTTTAAATGCAAATATTGAAGCTGCCAGGGCAGGTGAGCATGGAAAAGGTTTTGCTATTGTAGCGAGTGAAGTGTTAAAGCTTGCTGAAGAATCAAATCGTTCTGCGGGAAGAATTCAAGGGATTTTGAAGGAGTTTAGTAATCAAGCAAGTAAGGTAGAAGTGCAGGTAGAGAAGTCAGAAAGAGTACAAGAAGAGTGTAACGAAATGTTAGCAAGCGTTTTAACAAATGTAACGGATTTAGGGAAGTTTATTGATGCGATTAATGAAGTAATGCGAGAGGTTGTTGTTCATCAAGAAAGTTTCCAAGTTAAAACGACGAATATCGTAAAGGATGTTACGCATGCTTCTAACGTAATTCAGCAAACTTCTACAGCTACAGAAGAAGTGCTAGCGAGTGTGGAAGAAGAAAAACATCGAAATGATACGTCAGTGAAGACGTTACAAACTGTTAGCGAGCAAGTGAAGTTGTTAGAAGATATTTTAGAAAAGTAA
- a CDS encoding endonuclease/exonuclease/phosphatase family protein, with product MKKFFKIVFICVLVVAGIVGGFLAYMTLTKEQPADVTSLKVENNKERVLATGNEFKVTTFNIGYAGLDKEQDFFMDGGKGSGSSSKEQTETNLKNMLSFLQNENSDFALLQEVDIKSLRSFDVNEHEFLKKGLPDYVSSFGKNYDTKWVPVPITNPMGYAEAGLSTFSKYTVQEAKRFQLPGMEPWPKRLFDLDRAIVEHKIPVNNGKHVRLVNLHLSAYDEGGKIRKQQVEYLKEYMNKHYENGDYVIMGGDWNQLVSNAQLSDPKFVKERPEWLVELPKDFTDGGFKWAVDPSVMTVRDDVKKYVEGENFVTIIDGFIVSPNVEIVNVQGKDLKFENSDHNPVSAVFKLK from the coding sequence TTGAAGAAATTTTTTAAAATCGTATTTATATGTGTTTTAGTAGTAGCGGGCATTGTAGGAGGATTTCTAGCGTATATGACACTTACTAAAGAACAGCCTGCTGATGTTACAAGCTTGAAGGTGGAGAATAATAAGGAGCGCGTATTAGCGACTGGAAATGAATTTAAAGTTACAACATTTAATATTGGATATGCAGGGTTAGATAAGGAGCAAGATTTCTTTATGGATGGGGGAAAGGGATCTGGTTCAAGTAGTAAAGAGCAAACAGAAACTAATTTAAAGAATATGCTTTCGTTTTTACAAAATGAAAATAGTGATTTTGCGCTATTACAAGAAGTTGATATAAAGTCACTTCGTTCATTTGATGTAAATGAACATGAATTTTTGAAAAAAGGATTACCTGATTATGTTTCGTCATTTGGCAAGAACTACGATACGAAATGGGTTCCGGTGCCAATAACAAATCCAATGGGATATGCGGAGGCTGGATTAAGTACGTTTTCTAAATACACTGTTCAAGAAGCGAAGAGGTTCCAGCTTCCTGGAATGGAGCCGTGGCCAAAGCGTTTGTTTGATTTAGATCGGGCAATTGTGGAACATAAAATACCTGTTAATAATGGGAAACATGTTAGACTCGTAAATTTACATTTGTCTGCTTATGATGAAGGCGGGAAAATTAGAAAACAGCAAGTAGAGTATTTAAAAGAATATATGAACAAGCATTATGAAAATGGTGATTACGTAATAATGGGTGGAGATTGGAATCAATTAGTTTCAAACGCTCAATTAAGTGATCCGAAGTTCGTGAAAGAGCGTCCTGAGTGGTTAGTAGAGTTACCGAAGGACTTTACGGACGGTGGCTTTAAGTGGGCTGTAGATCCGTCTGTTATGACTGTGAGAGATGATGTAAAGAAATATGTAGAAGGTGAAAATTTCGTCACTATTATTGATGGCTTTATCGTTTCACCGAATGTAGAGATTGTAAATGTACAAGGGAAAGATTTAAAGTTTGAAAATAGCGATCATAACCCAGTGAGTGCGGTATTTAAACTGAAGTAA